The genomic interval atcaaaaagacaaacaaaccaacagcaaACTGCTCCCCAGCAGCGCCAGGCAGTGGTGACCAAGAATCCCCCACTCGTCCCGGACCCCTGTGTACCACCCCTGAGGTCCCCGCTTTTCAAACACCATACTTGAGCCGACTTGTGAGCACAAAAAAGGTaggaagtgtttgtgtgtaatacTTTTTACTAGTTGTTGCTCATCCAGACTGGCTGAAAACATCCAACTCAGAGTTTGTGCCTCTTGCATGTGTCCGCAGAGCGCAAAGCAGCCAGAGCCTATCATCATGCAAACTGATGATGACGGACACAGCTCCAACTCGCCAACTCATAACACAGCAACCGGCTCCAAACGCATGTGGGAGTACAATGTACCAGAGATATTCATCATGGGTGAGGAGGACAGGCAAATGCCAGAGATGCCAAACCTGGAGTCTTGTTTGGGGAAATCTCTACAAAATGTACGACCAAATGATTTTTAGCCAAATAGCAAATTGATCAAATTCACAAAGTTGACTTTGAACCTCTCTTCAATGTTtgcatgcctttttttttttttaaacctgtctCGTCTCTACCTCCCAGAGAAGTGCGAAAATCCCAAAGAGGACTGGTGTGCATGAACAGGTGACGGAGGAGCTTGGTGCTCACAGCCTGGAGCTGGACGAACCCACCCAGGAGTTCAGCTTGGGGACACCTCGCATCAGGAGGGACTACAAAGAGCCCAGCACCCCCGAGATGCCCGACCTCAGCTCTGTGACACAGGACATCTGTAAAGTAAGCTGTGTTTTCCCTTTAATGAAACTTCTCACAACTGAGGAGACTATTTATATATCAGATGTAAAATTCCACTCACCTCTCATATGcttattttgttcatttttctcTTATGATTTCTGTTATCTAGCTTGTGTCCCAGGGTCAGTTGAAAAAGACAGGAGTGGCAGTTGTGCAACCAAATGTCAgaacagaaaaacataaaaacaggtaaaactgctCTGAAATGTACTTTTTATAGATTCTCCCAACTCAAACGTAGTAAATtcatatattgtgttttatgttgaatattttttcatgttttgagGTGATTCGCTTTATGTTCTTCTTCCATCTTGTTGCTTCATTTCCTGATATAATCCAGGCATGCAGTCTACAAATCAAAATTTTCATAGTAATGCGTCCTCTTTCCAGTGCTCCGAGTCTGTCTGCGGTTTCAGAGAGCGAGTTCCAGAGTTTACCACGCTACATGAGGCAGATGACGCTGTCCAACCTCAACCAGGTCGTCCACAACATCAACAAGTTCATAGCAGAGTTTCCAGGTCTGTGCCACAGTCATTGCCCTTTTATCATTAAAGCAAATATATCAACGTTTTGTCCAAATATCCTCTTCGAGTTATAAAAGATTCAGAAAACTACATCATCACCACTTCCAGACTATACCTAGATTAATCTGTTATTGGATACATGAAGCAGACAAGTTGGATGTCAGGATGAGACGTTGAACCTGATGTTGTAGAAACTGAGAACGATTGTGACGCAGCAGGGCAGAAATAAGAGCTGGCGTGTTGGTCGACAGTAAGAAAACACCTTGATGCACATGTCACACAGGTAATTGGGTACGGTGCCCAAAATATTTGGAAAATAGTGAACACAAAATTATCAAGACAACCACAAATAGAGCCCAAATATGTTGGTCTTATAAGTACTGGACGAAAAATACAAGACCCATTGATAGCACTTTTAACATTCGAACCACTTCTCACTGTTTCCTGTtctgtgctgccctctgcaggagaaaagacagaacTGAatttggaggagctgaagaggatCACCAACGTAGGGACCAAGACGCCCGTGTTCGTCCTGTGTCTCACCGAGCTCAAGAGGCTGCAGCAAGTGGGGGGAGCCAAGAACAACGCCGTTTACAAACTGAGCGCACATACCTAACTGTTGTTTGCAACTGAAATCTAGTTTTATCTCAACTCACAAAACGCTGCTTATACAAGTTGTAGCTGCcggtttctgtttttctcaatTTGCACTAATGTGAGTTTATGGATCTGAATATAAATTGACTTGTATATAATAAATCATAACGTTTTCGAATgttgtttgaaaatgtgttatCCAGAGGCTCGTGTAGTATATTAAAAAGTTTTAGTTCAAGGTTAACAAATTCTGAGCAAAGGGCGATGGAAGTATTTTCTCAGTATAACTCCAGCTGGACCTTTAGTCTACAGCATTAATGAATTAGGCCAAAATAGGATAACCTGTTATTCTACAATATACAAAGTGCCAGAAGAGATGTAGTCTTGTAAATGTAAACACTGTCAAAACCTTGGgtcaaaatattattttaactaACTGCTAAAACAAACTGATGTCACCCCAAACGT from Pleuronectes platessa chromosome 14, fPlePla1.1, whole genome shotgun sequence carries:
- the ska3 gene encoding spindle and kinetochore-associated protein 3 isoform X1 — protein: MEPTERFFSRLRKLAVTLESETTKLQKSFDNRDNNEVDSETTAKAMRAYHELNCDVGNLKGQVQDQLTQQQAQENEVSSFIKACRVMEQRVSQDIQTLKEHFENYGYEAPRDAQRLTKHNHQDSDTEEVADEGESNSAGEEDASQEEAGDDQASSSLTMGPPPFTDVMRTPQLSDFGLSEILLKRGLAGAEWCSEVPPMPEIRLPHPTLSTPTPPPMPLTPKRALRMDDTELQSPQMHNFGISEHTMCLYNDFTMNLIQKNVDKPQRSSQDKPVPTLESLKESLQTKAENLESPELPVFSTQGFKIKKTNKPTANCSPAAPGSGDQESPTRPGPLCTTPEVPAFQTPYLSRLVSTKKSAKQPEPIIMQTDDDGHSSNSPTHNTATGSKRMWEYNVPEIFIMGEEDRQMPEMPNLESCLGKSLQNRSAKIPKRTGVHEQVTEELGAHSLELDEPTQEFSLGTPRIRRDYKEPSTPEMPDLSSVTQDICKLVSQGQLKKTGVAVVQPNVRTEKHKNSAPSLSAVSESEFQSLPRYMRQMTLSNLNQVVHNINKFIAEFPGEKTELNLEELKRITNVGTKTPVFVLCLTELKRLQQVGGAKNNAVYKLSAHT
- the ska3 gene encoding spindle and kinetochore-associated protein 3 isoform X2 gives rise to the protein MEPTERFFSRLRKLAVTLESETTKLQKSFDNRDNNEVDSETTAKAMRAYHELNCDVGNLKGQVQDQLTQQQAQENEVSSFIKACRVMEQRVSQDIQTLKEHFENYGYEAPRDAQRLTKHNHQDSDTEEVADEGESNSAGEEDASQEEAGDDQASSSLTMGPPPFTDVMRTPQLSDFGLSEILLKRGLAGAEWCSEVPPMPEIRLPHPTLSTPTPPPMPLTPKRALRMDDTELQSPQMHNFGISEHTMCLYNDFTMNLIQKNVDKPQRSSQDKPVPTLESLKESLQTKENLESPELPVFSTQGFKIKKTNKPTANCSPAAPGSGDQESPTRPGPLCTTPEVPAFQTPYLSRLVSTKKSAKQPEPIIMQTDDDGHSSNSPTHNTATGSKRMWEYNVPEIFIMGEEDRQMPEMPNLESCLGKSLQNRSAKIPKRTGVHEQVTEELGAHSLELDEPTQEFSLGTPRIRRDYKEPSTPEMPDLSSVTQDICKLVSQGQLKKTGVAVVQPNVRTEKHKNSAPSLSAVSESEFQSLPRYMRQMTLSNLNQVVHNINKFIAEFPGEKTELNLEELKRITNVGTKTPVFVLCLTELKRLQQVGGAKNNAVYKLSAHT